Proteins from a single region of Argiope bruennichi chromosome 6, qqArgBrue1.1, whole genome shotgun sequence:
- the LOC129971592 gene encoding probable ATP-dependent RNA helicase DDX56 — MDEEANISFRDFGLDDRLLEAISCLNWKEPTLIQEKAIPLALEGKDILARARTGSGKTGAFLIPIIQQILQRKKTNFIQETTVLILAPSKELCKQIYRNTTDLTRFCSRDVTFFDVSPQVDLISQRPLLLEKPDIVIGTPLRVLAHFQENNLCIQESLRTLVVDEADLLFSYGCGNDVNKILAYLPSIYQAFLMSATLSDEVKNVKKLVLHNPVVLKLKEPELPESDRLTQYHIKCEEEDKFVLIYALLKLRLIQGKSLIFVSSVDRCYRLKLFLEQFAIKSCVLNSELPAACRCHAVSQFNMGIYDIIIASDERVADAPNSGPVRKKIKKDKEYGVSRGIDFQFVSNVINFDFPPTVEAYVHRVGRTARGNDEGTALSFVSSKEMELLKKVEDYFTDESGQTKAQFKPYLFKMEELEGFKYRARDAFRAVTKIAVREARLKEIKSELLNSRNLKPYFEDNPRDLQILRHDKSLHTVKLHSHLHDVPEYIIPPTLRNVVRNSERKKKPRNKSKTGKAKEGQASKNYRRKQKDPLKSFQFAGLTELESRKKKKKV; from the coding sequence ATGGACGAAGAAGCAAATATTAGTTTTCGAGATTTTGGATTAGATGATCGTCTTTTAGAAGCCATTTCTTGTCTGAATTGGAAGGAACCAACTTTAATTCAAGAGAAAGCTATACCATTAGCATTAGAAGGTAAAGATATTTTGGCACGTGCTAGGACTGGCTCTGGAAAAACTGGAGCTTTTCTTATTCctattattcaacaaattttgcAGCGGAAGAAGACAAACTTTATTCAAGAAACCACAGTCTTAATATTAGCACCTAGTAAAGAACTTTGTAAgcaaatttatagaaatactaCTGATTTGACTCGGTTCTGTTCTCGAGATGTTACGTTTTTTGATGTTTCTCCTCAAGTTGATTTAATTTCTCAGCGTCCTTTGCTATTAGAAAAACCAGATATTGTTATTGGCACTCCGTTACGTGTTCTGGCCCATTTTCAAGAAAACAACTTATGTATTCAGGAATCTTTAAGGACTCTAGTTGTTGACGAAGCAGATTTGCTGTTCTCTTATGGATGTGGCAATGACGTCAATAAAATTTTAGCCTATCTTCCTTCAATTTACCAGGCCTTTCTAATGTCTGCCACATTGTCTGATGAAGTAAAGAATGTAAAGAAGCTTGTTCTACATAACCCAGTTGTCTTGAAATTAAAAGAACCAGAATTGCCAGAGAGTGATCGATTAACCCAGTATCATATTAAATGTGAGGAAGAAGACAAATTTGTTCtcatttatgcattattaaaattaagacttATTCAAGGCAAGTCTTTAATTTTTGTCAGTTCTGTGGATAGGTGTTATCGTTTGAAGCTGTTTTTAGAACAATTTGCAATAAAGAGTTGTGTGTTGAATTCTGAATTGCCAGCTGCGTGTCGTTGTCATGCTGTCAGTCAGTTTAACATGGGAATTTATGACATCATCATTGCATCAGATGAGCGTGTTGCTGATGCACCAAATTCTGGACcagttagaaagaaaataaaaaaagacaaagaataTGGAGTATCAAGAGGGATTGACTTCCAGTTTGTTTCCAATGTTATCAATTTTGATTTTCCACCTACTGTTGAGGCTTATGTTCATCGAGTTGGACGCACAGCCCGAGGTAATGATGAAGGTACTGCATTATCTTTTGTGAGTTCAAAAGAAATGGAATTGCTAAAGAAAGTTGAAGATTACTTTACTGATGAATCTGGTCAAACTAAAGCCCAGTTTAAACCTTACTTGTTTAAAATGGAAGAATTGGAAGGTTTTAAGTATAGAGCGAGGGATGCATTTCGTGCAGTGACAAAGATAGCAGTAAGAGAAGCTAGATTGAAAGAAATCAAATCTGAACTTTTAAATTCAAGGAATTTAAAGCCTTATTTTGAAGACAATCCAAGAGACTTACAAATTTTGAGACACGACAAATCTCTTCACACAGTAAAACTTCATTCACATTTGCATGATGTTCCTGAATATATTATTCCCCCTACTTTAAGAAATGTTGTTAGAAATTCAGAGCGAAAGAAGAAAccaagaaataaatcaaaaactggAAAAGCTAAAGAGGGTCAAGCAAGTAAGAATTACCGGAGAAAACAAAAAGAtcctttaaaaagttttcagtttgcTGGTTTAACTGAACtagaaagcaggaaaaaaaagaaaaaagtttaa